Proteins encoded together in one Diabrotica undecimpunctata isolate CICGRU chromosome 3, icDiaUnde3, whole genome shotgun sequence window:
- the LOC140437184 gene encoding uncharacterized protein, translating to MNDGLDFIPSKASLLKAKDLNFESVVFESYKSTKKARKSTKDDDNAKEMDGKNELNMRQAKHEIIKLGLSGLNSKKKEEAKINLLIQLGAKPPKKKNKNYKELCLERKKAKEKEAKTMQFSQLGKNQHGRSTAKGKSFDRKRKKENNILSVYGKVQKTNK from the exons atgaaCGATGGTTTAGATTTTATTCCATCTAAAGCGTCTTTGTTAAAAGCAAAAGATTTAAATTTCGAATCTGTAGTTTTTGAATCTTATAAATCAACTAAGAAGGCAAGGAAATCAACAAAAGATGATGATAATG CTAAAGAAATGGATGGAAAGAATGAGCTGAACATGAGACAAGCAAAACATGAGATCATAAAATTAGGATTGTCAGGATTGAATTCTAAGAAGAAAGAGGAAGCTAAGATAAACTTATTGATACAATTGG gcGCTAAaccaccaaaaaagaaaaataagaattatAAAGAACTTTGTTTGGAAAGGAAAAAAGCCAAAGAAAAAGAAGCCAAAACAATGCAATTTTCACAATTAGGGAAAAATCAACATGGCAGATCAACAGCTAAAGGAAAAAGTTTTGATCGCAAgaggaaaaaagaaaataatatattatcAGTTTATGGAAAagttcaaaaaacaaataaataa